In Oscillospiraceae bacterium, the genomic window ATGAAAAAAACTGGAAAAGATTGTGAAAATAGCCTGCAATAATCTGACAAAATGCAAAAATGCCTGTGCCACGGCCAAAAAGCACGCGGCACAGGCAGAACAAACCGGGAAAACGCTCAGCCGGTCACACCGGCGCGGTAGAGATAGGGGTCGCTCTTGAAGCTGGCAAAGCTGTACAGCACCAGGATCTGGTCATAATCGTTGTCGGCGATCAGCTGGTCCAGACCAAAGTTGTAGTTGCGGAAGTCCACCACGTCGATGTCGGCGTAATTGGCGGTGAGATAGGGCACGAAACAGTTGGCGTAGCTGTCCTTGATGACAAGGATCTTTCCGGTGCCGTCGCCCTGCACCCGGCTCAGGCCGTTGTTGCCGTGCAGGAACATGGCGTACTTGTCGTAGACGGTGAGCTTGTCGGTATCGTACAGGCCGGTGGCCTCGCCGTCTGTGGGCTGCCCGGCGGCCGTCACGTTGTAGATGGTCAGCTGGTTGGGCAGGTCGTACCAGGTGATGGTGTCCGGCACGGCGTTCCAGGTGCGGGCCTTGGAGTAGTGGGTGCCGTAGAAGCGATCGGCGGTCAGGGCCGTGTGGGCGGCGGTGTCAAAGGGTGTAAGACCCAGCGCATCGCACAGCTGCTGGTAGGCGTAATAAGCGCCCAGGCTCGTCCAGTGGTGGTCGGTGCGGTAATAGAGATACTCGCCCTTGTGGTCGGTCAGGGTGCCGCGCACGTCCACAAAGCGGCCTCCGGCGGCCTGCACGGCGGCGCTGAGCGGATCAAGATACGTGTTCTCGTCCAGCAGGGGCGCGTTGGCAGGTACGTTCTCCGGGTAGATGTCCGATGCAGCCGGGGCCAGCAGTACATTCACCTTGCCGGGGTACCGCTGGCAGAGCGACTCCACCGCAGAAGTATTCTTGGGCAGGGTGCGCTCCTCGCTGGAGAGCAACCCGAAGGTGCGGGGGAACATCATGTGCTCCCTGCCCAGCAGGATGCCGCCGTTCTGCTCTTTCTGCAGCAGGGTGGTCTCCACCATGCTCTGCAGGCTGATCCACTGGTCGCGGCCGAATACCTGATCCTTGACGTACTTGGTATAGGCGGTAAAGTAGCTGTTCAGCCCCTTGGCCGAGAGCTGGGTCAGGGCCGGGCGCTGGCTGAGGGTGGTGTTCTCCAGCTCACTGTAGGCCCGGTCCGGGGTGATCAGATCCAGTGCGAACAGCCCCACGAAGAACAGGGTGAACACGATCAGCACCGGGTAGTGCAGCAGGGAAGATCTTTTTGCATGCTTGTCCATGGGTCACACCTCCCTCAGAAGTTGAAGTACAGGAACGGGCTGTTGGTGCTGCCCACCACATAGGCAGTGGAGACCACCAGCAGCAACAGGATGGTGGCGCAGCGGGTGATGACATTGCGCCGCAGGGTGTTCCAGATCTTTTCGATCAGCGGGGTGCAGCAGATCACACTGACGATGAGCAGGACGCCGTAGTTGCGCAGGAAATACAGCGGGGATACGCCGCCGGACGGGATGAACAGCTTCTGGAACAGCAGCCCGAAGCTCACGCCGGTGTCGTTGCCCACGAACATGGCCCAGCCCACCACCACGAGGAACAGGGTGTAGATGTGGGGCCACACTTTGCCCTTTTTGAGGTGGGGCAGCAGGAACAGCTTTTCGATGGCCAGCAGCACAAAGTAGTACAGGCCCCAGCAGATGAAGTTCCAGTTGGCACCATGCCAGATGCCGGTGAGCAGCTCCACAATGAACAGGTTCAGGATCTGCCGCTTCAGGCCCTTGCGGTTGCCGCCCAGCGGGATATACACATACTCCCGGAACCAGCCGGACAGGGTCATGTGCCAGCGACGCCAGAACTCGGTGATGGAAGCAGAGATATACGGGTAATTGAAGTTTGCAGGGAAGTCGAAGCCCAGCATTTTGCCCATGCCGATGCCCATCATGGAATAGCCGGAGAAGTCGAAGTACAGCTGCAGGCTGTAGGCGATGATGCCCAGCCACACCAGCGGGGTGGAGGCGTTGGCCAGCCCCACAAAGGTGGTGGAAGGGCTGGCGGCCACGCCGATGATGTCGGTCCACAAGGCACCGATGGCGTCTGCCAGCAGCACCTTCTTGGCCAGACCGAAGGTGAACAGGGTCATGCCCTCTTCGATCTGCGACAGGGTGTAGCGGTGCTTGTAGACGTGCAGCTGATTCGATACATCGCGGTATTTCACGATGGGGCCCGCAATGAGCTGCGGGAACATGACCACATAGGCACCAAAGTCGATGATGTTGCGCTCGGCCTTCACATCCCGGCGGTAGACATCAATGGAGTAGGACAGGGTCTGGAAGGTGTAGAAGCTGATGCCCAGCGGCAGGGTGCCGATGCCCTGGATCTCGGCAAAGGCCGTGCCCAGCAGGGCATTGGCGCTGCGCAGCACGAAGTTTGCATACTTGAAATAGAACAGCATGCCCAGGCTGCCGATGAGGGCGATGAGCAGAAAGGCTTTGCGCAGGGCGGGCTTTGCGTCAAAATGCTCAATGGCAAGGCCACAGACATAGTTGATGAGGATGAGGGCCACCATGACCGGGAAAAAACGGACCTCGCCCCAGCAGTAAAACACAAGGCTGCAGAGGAACAGCACGGTGTTCTTGAGCTTTGCGGGCGCAAGGTAGTACAGCGCCAGCGTGATGGGCAAAAAGCGGAACAGGAAAATGATGGTGCTGAAAACCAAAGCGTCAGCCTCCTTTGTGCTTGCTCAAAAAAAGCCGATGCCGCAGCGGCACCGGCTCGGATAAGATCAGATCAGCTGTTCAGTGCGCTGTCCACGGCGCTGTCCAGATCGACAGTGCACTCGTTGGAAGCGATGGCCATGACCACGCGGTTGTCCTTGAAGGCGATGACAGCGTTCTCCACGTTGCTCTGTGCCTGGGCAAACTCGGCGTAGTTGCCGTAGAAAGCCACCTGGTCCTGCTGGTAGGCGGTCAGCTGGTTGGCAATGTCCTCGGCCTTGCCGTCGGCAGCTTCGATCACCAGCACCAGGCCGGCGTCGCCGTTGTCGTTGCTCTTCACGCCTTTGTAGCTCACCACGTCCTCGGCCTGCAGACCGAAGTCGTACTCAATGTTCATGGCGGCGATCTCAAACTGGTTGGAGATGGGGTCTGCCTGCAGCAGGGCGTTGTAGATGCCGTCCAGATCGGATGCACCGTTCTCTTCGGCAGCGGCGGAGCTCACGACGCTGGAAGCTGCCTGCGAAGAAGCAGCCGGGGCGGCGGAAGAAGCCGTGGAGGAAGAAGCGGAGGAGCCGCCGCAGCCGGTCAGCACAGCGGCAGACAGGATGGCGCAGACAGCCAGAGATGCGATTTTTGTGCGGTTTATCATAAATTATTCCTTCTTTTGTTGAAATCATTCGTTCGGCTGCGGGTGTGTATGCGAACACCGGGCAGAACAGTATTATCTTACCATATCGGGGGGCAAAATGCAACGCGCAGGCACCCTTTTGCCAGCGGGTTTTACACATTCTTAACCGGTGACGGACTGCCCGGCGGCCAGCTTCTGCAAAACGGCAATGGCATCCTCAAAGCACAGGCCGCTCTGGCTGATAAGGGCGGCGTTTTCCGGCCCCACATAGCGCCAGTGCCACGGCTCGTAGGTGATCTCGGTGACGGCTTCGGCCTCCTTGGGGTAGCGCAGGATAAAGCCGTACTCCACCGCGTGCTGGCACAGCCAGCGGAAAGCAGCGGTATTCTCAAAGCCCTCGTCCAGGCTGGTGTGCTCCGGGGTGTTCAGGTCGGCGGCAAGGCCGGTGGCGTGCTCGGAGTAGCCCGGCGGGTTCACGATGGTGGCCGCTTTGGCCCGGGCGTCGGCTTCGCTGCAGCCCTGGTCGCGGTAATACTGGGTCTTGTTGTTGTAAAGCCTGGTCTGGTAGTCCACACTGCGGTAGCCGCTCTGCATCCGGATGTCCACACCGTCCTTCGCAGCGGCAGCCTGCATGGCAAAAAAGGCATCGGCGGCCTCGGTCTGCAGGTCCTTGTTGATGGCGGTGGAAGAACCGCATTTTTTGGTGGTGATGGTGTAGCCGTCTGCCAGCTTGTGGGTGTGGTTCACCAGCACCATGCGGGGGTCATCCAGCAGGGCCTGCGCCTGAGCGGCGGTCAGCAGGCCGTTTTCTGCGTCCGAGCTGCTGGCCGCGGGCTGCGATGCGGCAGACGATGCGGCGGCCTGCGGCTCCTGACTGAGCGCAAAGGCGATGCATCCGACCACACAGCAGGCCAGCACGGTCAGGCAGAACAGGCGGCGGCCATGGCGGCGTCTGCGGCGGGGTGCGGGATGTGCGCTGGGGGAAGGCCGGGAAGAAGCGGAAGAACGCATAACAGCAAACCTTCTTTCCAAAAACGGATAACGTGCGGCCTGCCGGGGCAAGCTATGCCCGGAGGGGAGCACAATGAAGATGACAGCACAGGAATATGCGCGCCGGGTGCGGCGCACAGGGCCGCATTCGCCCCTGCTGGCCGACATCGCGTGGGCCTTTTGCGTGGGCGGCGGTATCTGCCTGCTGGGCGAGGTGCTGCGGCAGCGGTTTCTGGCCGCCGGAATAGAAACCGAGCTGGCCGGGACCCTGACCAGCTGCAGCCTGATCGCACTTTCGGCGGTGCTCACCACGCTGGGCTGGTACCAGAAGCTGGCCGCCCGGGCCGGGGCCGGGTCGCTGGTGCCCATCACCGGCTTCGCCAATGCGGTGGTCAGTGCGGCCATCGAGTTCAAAGCGGAAGGGCGGGTGCTGGGCACCGGAGCCAAGATGTTCACCATCGCCGGGCCGGTCATCGTATACGGCACGCTGGCGGCGGTGGTGTACGGCGCGGTGCTGTGGCTGAAAGGGCTGCTCCCTGTATAATACGATGCAGCCGGGCCGCAGATTGCACAGCGGCTCTCTATAGTATAGCACAACCCGGTGGATTTTTTGCCGGAAAGGAGAAATTTTGTTCATGACACAACGATGCGGCGACACACTGCTGTTCCGCACGCCGCCCGTGATCGCTGCGCAGGCGGCGGTGGGCGGCAAAAAGGAGGGGGAAGGCCCGCTGGCTGCAGCCTTTGATGAGCTGAGCAGTGACAACCGGTTCGGCCAGAGCAGCTGGGAGGCAGCGGAAAAATACCTGCAGCTGCGGGCGGCCCGGCTCTGCCTGCAGAAGGCGCAGCTGCCCGAAGAAAAGGTCCGGCTGGTGCTGGCAGGGGACTTGCAGGCCCAGTGTACGGCCTCCGGTTATGCCATGCGGGAGTTGGGTGTACCCTTTGCCGGGGTGTTCGGGGCCTGCAGTACCATGGCGGAAACACTGGGTCTGGGGGCTGCGCTGTGCGCCTCCGGGGCGGCGGAGCACCTGCTGGCCATGGCGTCCAGCCATTTCTGTGCCGCCGAGCGGCAGTTCCGCACCCCGCTGAGCTACGGCGCTGTACGCACCCCCACCGCCCAGTGGACCGTAACGGCGGCAGGCTGCTGCCTGCTGCAGCCTGCCGGGCCGGGAGTGCCGATAGCGGCGGCCACCTTTGGCCGTGTGCAGGATTATCAGGTCAGGGACATCAACAACATGGGCGCGGCCATGGCCCCGGCAGCCGCGTCCACCCTGCTGCATTATTTTGCCGACACCCACACCGAGCCGCAGGAATTCGACTGCATCTACA contains:
- a CDS encoding stage V sporulation protein AD — protein: MTQRCGDTLLFRTPPVIAAQAAVGGKKEGEGPLAAAFDELSSDNRFGQSSWEAAEKYLQLRAARLCLQKAQLPEEKVRLVLAGDLQAQCTASGYAMRELGVPFAGVFGACSTMAETLGLGAALCASGAAEHLLAMASSHFCAAERQFRTPLSYGAVRTPTAQWTVTAAGCCLLQPAGPGVPIAAATFGRVQDYQVRDINNMGAAMAPAAASTLLHYFADTHTEPQEFDCIYTGDLGQVGSSLLRELLAAEGLLVKNHVDCGCILFDAAEQQVKSGGSGPGCCAAVLCGHILPRLLRRGQKRVLFVATGALMSQTTFLQKESIPAVAHLVELRAPEKESGA
- a CDS encoding MBOAT family protein translates to MVFSTIIFLFRFLPITLALYYLAPAKLKNTVLFLCSLVFYCWGEVRFFPVMVALILINYVCGLAIEHFDAKPALRKAFLLIALIGSLGMLFYFKYANFVLRSANALLGTAFAEIQGIGTLPLGISFYTFQTLSYSIDVYRRDVKAERNIIDFGAYVVMFPQLIAGPIVKYRDVSNQLHVYKHRYTLSQIEEGMTLFTFGLAKKVLLADAIGALWTDIIGVAASPSTTFVGLANASTPLVWLGIIAYSLQLYFDFSGYSMMGIGMGKMLGFDFPANFNYPYISASITEFWRRWHMTLSGWFREYVYIPLGGNRKGLKRQILNLFIVELLTGIWHGANWNFICWGLYYFVLLAIEKLFLLPHLKKGKVWPHIYTLFLVVVGWAMFVGNDTGVSFGLLFQKLFIPSGGVSPLYFLRNYGVLLIVSVICCTPLIEKIWNTLRRNVITRCATILLLLVVSTAYVVGSTNSPFLYFNF
- a CDS encoding SpoVA/SpoVAEb family sporulation membrane protein — protein: MKMTAQEYARRVRRTGPHSPLLADIAWAFCVGGGICLLGEVLRQRFLAAGIETELAGTLTSCSLIALSAVLTTLGWYQKLAARAGAGSLVPITGFANAVVSAAIEFKAEGRVLGTGAKMFTIAGPVIVYGTLAAVVYGAVLWLKGLLPV
- a CDS encoding DUF4358 domain-containing protein, translating into MINRTKIASLAVCAILSAAVLTGCGGSSASSSTASSAAPAASSQAASSVVSSAAAEENGASDLDGIYNALLQADPISNQFEIAAMNIEYDFGLQAEDVVSYKGVKSNDNGDAGLVLVIEAADGKAEDIANQLTAYQQDQVAFYGNYAEFAQAQSNVENAVIAFKDNRVVMAIASNECTVDLDSAVDSALNS
- a CDS encoding M15 family metallopeptidase, encoding MRSSASSRPSPSAHPAPRRRRRHGRRLFCLTVLACCVVGCIAFALSQEPQAAASSAASQPAASSSDAENGLLTAAQAQALLDDPRMVLVNHTHKLADGYTITTKKCGSSTAINKDLQTEAADAFFAMQAAAAKDGVDIRMQSGYRSVDYQTRLYNNKTQYYRDQGCSEADARAKAATIVNPPGYSEHATGLAADLNTPEHTSLDEGFENTAAFRWLCQHAVEYGFILRYPKEAEAVTEITYEPWHWRYVGPENAALISQSGLCFEDAIAVLQKLAAGQSVTG
- a CDS encoding DHHW family protein, which produces MDKHAKRSSLLHYPVLIVFTLFFVGLFALDLITPDRAYSELENTTLSQRPALTQLSAKGLNSYFTAYTKYVKDQVFGRDQWISLQSMVETTLLQKEQNGGILLGREHMMFPRTFGLLSSEERTLPKNTSAVESLCQRYPGKVNVLLAPAASDIYPENVPANAPLLDENTYLDPLSAAVQAAGGRFVDVRGTLTDHKGEYLYYRTDHHWTSLGAYYAYQQLCDALGLTPFDTAAHTALTADRFYGTHYSKARTWNAVPDTITWYDLPNQLTIYNVTAAGQPTDGEATGLYDTDKLTVYDKYAMFLHGNNGLSRVQGDGTGKILVIKDSYANCFVPYLTANYADIDVVDFRNYNFGLDQLIADNDYDQILVLYSFASFKSDPYLYRAGVTG